AAGAAACGACGCGGAGGGCGCACACCGTGGCGCTCTCCGCAGCCATCGCCACAGTGAAGGACCGATGGCCCACCCTCGAGCTCGTCCGGCGCGTCTCGAACATCTACAGCGTGGCGGTCGAGGAGCTCGGTGCGTACTTCGGGCTTATTCGCCAGCCCGGGGACCGGGAGGTCTGGGTGGACGTGTTCCGCTCGCCCGACAACCAGCATCTCGTCCGCGACACGATGAACGTGAGCCAGCGCCGGGCCTACGGAACGATGCTGGCGATGCTCGAGGTGGCTTAGCCATGGGCTGGCCGAATTACCTTCCGTCTCCCAATCGCCGCCGCGACGTGCACGGTGAGCCGATCGAGACGGTGAGCCGGCCTTGCCTCCGGTGCCGAAAGCCCTTCGAGAGCGAGGGACCGCACAACCGGCTGTGCGGTCCGTGCGGGAACCGAGCGAGCGATGCGAGCCCTTTGGCGGTGTGACTAAGAAAGCTCGACACTCTTACCCTTGTAGTCTCGCCATAGTCCAAGTCGCTTTATTCGGTACTCGACCAGTTGGGTCGAAGTACCGAAGTGTGCGGCAATTTCTGCGGCGGCAGCCTTTTGTTGAACCATGGTTCGCACGGCCTCGCGAGGTAATAGGCTCGCCGAAGCGAGGAAGTACGCATCGTGTTCTTCAGCCGTGTCATATGTGCGTCCATATGCCCCAGCGATCTTCGCAATTTTGACAAGCTTATGTCCGAGAAGGATGTGCCAATATTCCTCAAGCAAGGTCACGCGTTGTCGCTCGACAGTATGCGTGTCGTTTAAGAGCACGACCCATCGGTCCTGTGCCGAATTGAGTGGAACGCTCATGGCCGACCACTCAGCGCTCGACGCTCCCGATAGCCGTTGCCGTTCTGGGCGGCTCAGGCACTCCGATTGGGTAAGGAATTCGACAGTGACACCCGCGACACGAAGACCAAGCGAATTGAGCGCCGACTGATCGTCAAGCCCGAGGTCTGACCGGAAATCCTCTGCGATGCGCTCGAGCTCTTCTTTCGATAGCTCGACGGGATCATCGAACTCGTCTTCCTCCGAAAAATTGGGTTCGTTCTCGCGATACTGCTCTCTAAGACACGCCGCCGCCGAAAGTAGGGTCTGAACGGTCTGAGAGCTGGTCCCTTTAGCCGCTCGGAAGTGCACGAATGCGACTTCCTCGAACTCGAGGCCCTCATCGTGGGCGTCGGGACCGAGCCATTCCAGAAGCCTGATCTTCGTATTGTTATCAGGCGAGCCTTCGCCTCTGTTGATCCTTGCGAGCGTCGAAAAACTTACGCCGACGATCTTGGAGAGCGCGCGAACACTTAGGCCCTCGCGCCCCATCTTTCCCTTAACTGCTTCTACAAGCTTTTTATCGAAGTCCGTCATCTCCACCTGTGCGAATTGCACGCCTTGACACGGCGCGGCCTGATCCATCATTGTGTGCTGGTGACACAGATTCGCACATCCGATTCGGAAAGGGAAGCCCTGATTGATGAGGGGGTGCTTTCTGCGTTGCGGCTAATCGGCGTGGCCTTGGATGAACGTCGTATCGTTAGGGTTAAGAATCAGGGCCTTGTTGTCCTCGATACCGAGCCCGCCACAACTCAAGAAGTGGACCCAATTGATGAACAACAATCGCAACGACCCGCAGCCGGGACGCGGCAACGGACCGCCCGACGGAAAGGGCCGCCCCGACGACAAGGGGCCACCTCCGGATCGCGGTCGTCCGGTGCGGGATCACGGCTCGGCAGCCTCGTCTCCCGCTACGAACGGCAGCTAGGTGATGTCGAGGAAGCCTATCCCGGTAGTAAGCTCCTCCCCGACGAAGACGGACTTTGGCTCTTCGCCCCTAGCCTGATCTTGGAAGGCCTCGGGCGGAGAGCCATTTTTCTTATCGCACTCCCCGACGACCCAAAGGTCGAGCCGCGCGGCTGGGCATTTTGGGAAGAACGGGGGGAGCTGCGCTGGATCGGACCGAAGCACACAAATCTCTTCGACGGCTCAGTCTGCGCTTACGCTAATGCCAAAGACCATATGTGGTATCCGGGCGACGACCTCAGAGCCCTACTTGACCTCTATTCAGTTTGGGCCGTCCGCCATCTGCATCTTGAGTTGCTCGGGCAATGGGCGGGCCGCCAGTACGCATTGCTCGATCAGAACGGGCGACCCGACCCCTACTATCGTCTTACCCAGATTGATCCGAAGGAGCTTTGCACCTGTTCGTCAGGTAGGCGCTATGGTCAGTGCTGCATGCCAAGCGACCTGCGTGTCGGCATTCTTGCTGCGAAGGTATATTTCGAGCGGCGGCACGGCGGACGCGGGATCGGCGAGAGGAAACCACCCAAGGGAGTCGTAGCATTTCTGAACGGCGAAGGGCCCGCGCCTAGCCTGATCGAATGCCACGAACCTTTACGAGCCCTGCGCGCAAAGGCTCGGGCACGTCGAAGAAGGACATGGGGGTAGCCATACCGCCCGGTATCCCGAGCGGTATCCCTGAGGAACCGCCTGATCGACCCTAAGTCTCGAAAGTCTTGGAAATAATGGAGCGGGCGAGGCGATTCGAACGCCCGACCCCAACCTTGGCAAGGTTGTGCTCTACCCCTGAGCTACGCCCGCTCACTTGGCGTGGCCGGAAGCATGCGTGTTCCGACCGGGGAGGCGCGCGATTAGCAGCGGGTCGGCAGGCTCGCAAGGGGAAAATTGGGCGCCGTCCACGATCCACGTGCAGCGGGCAGATTCCGCTTCACATTACGCCGCAAGCGCCCACATTGGGCGCGAACACATTTGCATTCCTGACATTCTGAGGGGACCGATACGTGGCCAGCATGGGGCTCAATCTCGACGAACAGAAGGCGGTCGACCGCTTCCGCAAGACGGTCGTCGAACCGTCGATGAGCAAACTCGTCATCGTCGACTTCTGGGCCGAGTGGTGCGGGCCGTGCAAGGCGCTCGCGCCGGTGCTCGAGAAGGTCTGCGGCGAATACGCCGACAAGGGCGTGGTGCTCGCCAAGATCAACGTCGACGAAGAGCAGTTCATCGCTGCGCAGTTCCAGGTGCGCTCGATCCCGACGGTCTACGCGATGTTCCAGGGCCAGCCGGTCGCCGACCTGACCAATGCCCGCAGCGAATCCCAATTGAAGCAAATGCTCGACCAGCTGCTTGGCCAGCTGCCGATCGAGGCTGGTGCGGAAGGTGGCAATGGCCAAGGCGCGCCTGACGTTGGGCAGTTCGTGGCAATGGCCGAGGACGTGCTGGCCGAAGGCGACGCCGAGCGCGCTGCCGGGATATTCGCGCAGGTCGCCGAGATGGCTCCCGACAATGCACCCGCCCAGGCCGGCCTGATCCGCGCGCTGGTCGCCGCAGGCAAAGTCGACGAAGCGCAGCAGGTCGCGACTGCGCTCGATCCGAACATGGCCGAAGACCCTGCCGTCAAGACCGCCATGTCCGCGCTCGAACTCGCCGGAACGCAAGTCGACGAAAGCGAGCTTGCCAAGCTACGCGACGCCGCCACCGCCGACCCGTCCGACATGGATGCGCAGCTGGCCTACGCCGAGGCAGCTTATGCCGCGCACGATCGCGATACGGCCGCCGATACCCTGCTAGCGATGATCGCGACCGACCGCGAATGGAACGGCGGTGCGGCGCGAGCGAAGCTGCTACAGATATTCGAAGCGGTAGGGCTGGAAGACCCGTGGGTCGTCGCCACTCGCCGCCGCCTGTCGAAGATCCTGTTCGGATAAGTATGGCGACGCGGCTTTCCATCTTCCCCTTGCCGGGTGCGATCCTGTTCCCCGGATTGCACTTGCCGCTGCATATTTTCGAGCCGCGGTATCGGGCACTGGTGGGCGACGCGCTGGCGCGCGACCGACGGATCGCAATGATCCAGCCGCAACGTGCCGAAGAAGGCGCACCGCTGTTCGCGGTGGGCTGCGTCGGAAAGATCGACGAAGTCGAAGCGCTCGACGATGGCCGCTACAACATCATACTTCAGGGCGAGACGCGGTATCGCATCGTACGCGAGCTCGAAGTCACAACCCCGTTCCGCCAAGTCGAAGCCGAACCGATCGCAGAGGACGACGACGCTGCACTTTCGAGCATCGAACGCGCCGGGTTCGAACTGGAGGCGCGGCGGTTTGCCGACGCGCAGGGCTATTCGGTTGACTGGGACTCGGTTGCGCGGCTCGACGATCGATCGTTGATCGACGGAGTCAGCCAGATCGCTCCGTTCGACTTCGCCGCCAAGCAGGCGCTGCTCGAAGCGCCCACGCTGCAAGCGCGTTGCGAGCTCCTGGTCCAGTTGATGCAGTTCTTCGGGCGCAGCGACCCTGACGAGGACAGGGTCACCTTGCAGTAAGGGCCTAGAGCCCGAACGCTTTACGCACCCCGTCGATCACGTACTGCGCAGCCAATGCGGCAAGCAGCACGCCGAGCAGGCGGGTGATGACCGATTCCACTTTCGAGCCGAACACCCGCATCAGCGGCCCGGCGGCGAGCAGTGCCGCGAGGGTGAGCGCCATCACCACCAATAATGCCGCGAGGACGACCAGCGCCCCTTCGGTGCCAGGCGCCTTGCTGGTCAGCAGCATGACGCTGGCGATTGCCCCCGGTCCGGCGAGCATCGGCATAGCCATCGGAAACACCGAAACATCCTCGATCTCGGGCGTCGCCATGACCTTTTCCGCGCGGTCTTCGCGCCGCTGGGTGCGTTTCTCGAACACCATGTCGAGCGCGATGACAAACAGCATGATCCCGCCCGCGATGCGAAATGCATCGAGCTCGATATGCAGCGCGCCCAGCAGGGCCTGCCCGAACAAAGCGAACACCAGCAGGATCGCCAGCGCAATCACACAGGCGCGGATCGCCATCGATCGGCTCTGCGCCGGGCTCGCGCCCTTGGTGAGGCCGGCATAGATCGGCGCGCAACCCGGCGGGTCGATCACCACGAACAGCGTCACGAACGCCGAAAGGAACAGTTCGGTCAGCATCGCGTCAGTTCGATCCCTGCGGCGGCACGGTCACATTGACAGCCAGCCTTGGCTCGCTCGTGCCTGAGGTCCAGACCTTGAAGCTGCGGGTGCCGTTGTCGATCGAATAGGTCCAGGCGAGCGAGTGGTCGGTCGAGAAGTACATATCGCTTGCGTTTGCCGGGGCGGCGGGCGGAGCCTTGCATTCGGCCACCCTGGCATCGATCATCTCGGGCGCGACCGGCTGCCTGCCGGCAGCCCAGCCGAAATCGAACAGGTAGCGATAGTCGCCCTGCTTGCGGCGCTGCCACACGGTGTAGCCTTCGCCGCTTGGGCCGCCGTCGGGATAGGCGAACGCGATGTGGCTGACCGCGATCGAACCGTCGCAGCTCGACCACACCGCGAGCGGATTCCACGTCACTGCCTTGGCCGGATCACTCTTGCCACTGAGCCACTTCTTCGCTTCGACCGGGCCGGTGCTGAAAAACAGCACCGCGTCCTTCGCAGCGAACTTGCGGAATGCGGTCCACTGGCCCTGTTCCTGCGCCGCGCGGGCGAACGCGAGCTCAGCGGCGACCACTGCGCCGGGGTTGGCGACCGGCCTCAATCCTTCCCGAAACCTGCCGTTACCGGCACAGCCGGCCAGCAAAGTCGCCGCCGAAAGCACGGCGATTCCGGCAAGTCTCGATAAAGAGCGCATCAGATAGCCCCTTTCGCCAGCGCTATCGCTTCATGGCGGTATGCCGCCACGAGGGCATTGCGCAGTAGTACCGCGATCGTCATCGGGCCGACCCCGCCCGGCACCGGGGTGATCGCTCCGGCGACCTCGACTGCTTCGGCGAATGCTACATCGCCGACCAGCCGCCCCTTATCCTTGCCCGGTTCGGGCGGCAGGCGATTGATACCGACGTCGATGACGGTCGCGCCGGGCTTGATCCAGTCGCCCTTGACCATTCCCGGTCGACCGACCGCTGCGACCACGATGTCCGCCCGCCGTACGACTGCGGGCAGGTCCTTCGTGCGGCTGTGCGCGACCGTGACGGTGGCGTTGGCATTGGTCAGCAGCTGCGCCATCGGACGCCCGACCAGTTGCGAGCGGCCGATCACCACCGCATCCTTGCCCGACAGGTCGCCCAGCCGGTCTTCGAGCATCATCATGCAGCCGAAAGGGGTGCACGGGAACAGCCCGTCCTGCTGGTTGGCGAGCCGCGCGATATTGGTATCGGTCAGCCCGTCGACGTCCTTGTCGGGATCGATCAGTGCGATAACCGCCTTGTCGTCGAGATGCGCGGGGAGCGGCAACTGGACGAGGATTCCGTCGACCGCCGGATCGGCGTTGAGCGACTTGACCAGGGCTTCCAGCGCGTCTTGCGTCGTGCTTCCTGGCAGCTTGTGCTCGAAACTCGCCATCCCCGCCGCAATGGTCGCCTTGCCTTTCGAGGCGACGTAGACCTGGCTCGCCGGGTCGTCGCCGACCAGAACCACTGCGAGGCCCGCCTTGCGACCCGACTTGGCTTCGAATTCGGTGGCGAGGACTCCGACACGTTCGCGCAAGTTCGCGGCAAACGCCTTCCCGTCGATGATCTGTGCGGTCACATGTAGGCCCCGGAAAGCGAGATCAGGATCCGCTGGGCCGCCCACAGCAGGAAGATCAGCACCATCGGCGAAAAGTCGATCGCGCCGGTATCGGGCATCATCCGCCGGATCGGCCGCAGGATCGGCTCGAACAGCCGCGAGATCGAGTCTTCGACCGCGACCAGGAAATGGTTGTCGCGCCCGACCACGTTGAAAGCGAACAGCAAGCCGATGATGAACCAGATGATGACCAGCATGTTCACCGTCGAGATGAGCATGGAGAGAATCCCGATAATCGCGTCCATCGTTACCTCTTGATTTGCGACCCTGCAGCTTTAGCCGACCGTTATGGGGTGTATCAACCGGGCAATACGCATCGCCCCTTCCTAATCCGCGCTGATCAGCGTGCCCGCACCGCGGGCGGTGAAGAATTCGAGCAGCATCGCATGCGGCACCCGCCCGTCGAGCACCACCGCCGCTTCGCAGCCCGCCTCCACCGCGTGCACGCAGGTGTCGAGCTTGGGGATCATCCCGCCATGAATCGTGCCGTCCTCCTTGAGGCGGACGATGTCCGCGGGTTTGAGGTCGGTCAGCAGTTTGCCTTCGTTATCGAGAACCCCTGGCACGTCGGTCAGCAGGAACAGCCGCGCCGCACCCAGCGCCGCCGCGATCGCGCCCGCCATCGTGTCGGCGTTGATGTTGTAGGTGTGCCCGTCCTCGCCCGCACCGATCGGGGCGATCACGGGGATCATCCCGGCGGCGACCGCAGTGTCGATCAGCTTGGTATCGACCTTGGCCGGTTCGCCGACGAAGCCGAGGTCGACCGCCTGTTCGATATTGCTTTCCGGGTCCTTGGTCGTGCGCTGGACCTTGGTCGCAGTGACCAGCCCGCCGTCCTTGCCGGAAATGCCCAGCGCCTTGCCGCCTGCTTGCGCAATCCAGCTCACCAGTTCCTTGTTGATTGCACCCGAGAGGACCATTTCGGCGACTTCCGCAGTCGCCTTGTCGGTTACCCTGAGACCATCGACGAACGTGCTTTCGACGCCCAGCTTCTTGAGCATCGCGCCGATCTGCGGGCCGCCGCCGTGGACCACCACCGGGTTGATGCCGACCGCCTTGAGCAGCACGATGTCCTCGGCGAAATCGCGCGCGGCCTCCGGATCGCCCATCGCGTGGCCGCCGTACTTCACCACGAAGGTGCGACCGGCGTAGCGCTGCAGGTAAGGCAGCGCCTCGATCAGCACTTCTGCCTTGGCGAGCATCGTCTTGTCGCTGCTGGCGCTCATCACGCATCGGTCCTTGCTGTCCGCGAACGCGCCGCCCCTAGCGGCTGCGGGGGCGCAAGGGAAGGCGGATTGGCGTCAGGCGCTGCCAACCAGTTCGGCTTCGAGCGAAGCGAAGTCGGCGTGGCCGGTCACCGGTTCGACCCGCTCGGCCCACATGGCGTCGATCTGCTCGACGACCGAAGGCGGCAGATCCTTGCCGCTGCTGCCGACCTGGTGGACCTTGGTCGAATCGAACTCGCTGATCCCCAGGCGCTGCTCCATCGCATCGCACATCATCTTGTCGTTGAACTTGTCCTTGTGGGCATACATGAATTCGCGCTCGGTGTGCGCCTCGACCATCGCCGCAAGTTCGTCGGTCAGCTCGATCCCGAGGAAGTCCGCCATCCGCCGGATCATCGCCGGGCGGTTCTTCGCTGCCCAGTGATAGGGGGCCAGCAGCGTATCGGGTTCATTCCGCCGGGCATACCAGCTCAACAGGTGGGTGAAGTAGTCGCAGCCACCCGGTCCGCCGAGCATCCACAGCGGGAAGAAATCTTCCAGCGACATCGCCCCGCGTTCGAGCAGGTAGCCTTCGAAAAAGCGGTGGAACGAGCGATAGGTTTCGTGCGGGTCGCGCAGCGTCACGATGTAGCGCATTCCTGCAGGCAGGCGTTCGTATTCGCGGTGGGACTTGAACCCGCGCGGAGCGGCGCGCTGCTCCACCGTCATGTCGAAATCGCACATCATCGCGGAATCTTCCCACGGCGTCATCCGGCTGATGTCGTCGAAGTCCATATCGCCCCGGCCGGTCGCCGCGCCCATCCGCAGCTGGTGGAACATCTGCTGCATCATCGTCGTGCCGCTCTTGGCCCACGAAGAGATGAACACGTCGCCTTCCTGCGGCGCGTAGGGCTTGAAGTCGACCGGCTCGAACGCGTGCAGCGCCTCCAGGTTCTGGCCCAATTCTTCCATGTTGCGCGCCCGGCGCCCGATACCAACCGTCATGCAGCGTTCCCTCCCTGCGCGGCCCAATGGGGGTCTTGCATGGGCGGTCCCGGCTGGCAAGGGGCACCCTGGCCCGCGGTGCCGCGGCGTCAGCCGTGCGAGGACTTGTCGAGCGCCCAGGGGTTGTAGTGCTTGTGCACCGCCTGGGCCGTCGTGTGCTGCTGGTTCGCGGTATCGGGCGAGGGAACCGAGCAGTACGCGGTCATCAGAACGCCAGCGGCCCACCACAGGGCCTTCCACCGGCTCCGGAAGACGTTCTGGTATTTGTTCAACATGTCCCGAGTCTTACGCCGACAAGGTTAACGATTGGCTTCAGCTTTTTGCCTTCCGCTCGCCCATCCGGGCGAGCGTCCTCGGTGCTGTTCCCTACGCTACGCTACGGGGCACCTGCGGGCGGCCATTCGGCCTTGCGGGCTGCTGGTCGCAGCCCGTTCCCCTCATTCCGGCGGCGTGTTGGGCGTGGGCGAGGGCGCGGCTTCGGGGACGTTGGTCATCGCGGTGTCGGGCACCTTCACCGGCACCGCGTCGCTGCCCTTGTCGGTCACCTGCAGCTGGCCGCCGCCCTGGTCGGTAACCCCGGCCTCGTAGGTCGGCTTGTCGGACTTGCCGCACGCGCCTAGCGCGAGCGCGCCTGCCAGCACGATCGCACCGGCGGCCTTGGTGGGGGTGAGACGGTTCATCGGCGATCTCCTTCGCTTGGTGCTGGCGGGTGCGGCGATTGTCTCACCTTGCGCGGGGCGGGGCAAGGGGAGGCGGCACCGGGCGCAGCGCCATCCGCACGGTCCTCGCCTTCGTGGAACGCATATCCCGGGTTTGAATCGTGTGACTTTGCGCACGGATCGGCCATGTCGCCCGCCGCGCGGCCAAGCTGGGCGAGGTGCTGGAGGAGCGCGGAATTGTCCGGTTTACGGGCGATCGCGACCAATTTCCCGGCGTGCATGTGGACCTGGACCAGCCCGGCGTGGAAGCGATAGGCGGCCGGCAACCCTGTGGCTTTCGCGCTGGACGGGTCGACCGCGATGTGCGGCCTGCCCAGCGCCGCATCCCACGCCGCGGCAAACCCCGCCGCGCCGGGGCGCTTGCGCAAGCGATAAGCGCTCTCCCGCCCCATCCCGACCCGCCGGCAGGTTTCGACGACACTGCGCGTCTCGGCCAGCACCCCGATGAACCACGCCTGCCGCTGCACCGTCCACCCGTCTCTGCGCGGGGCGACGGGGACGGGATGGAACATCGGAATGCGGCGCCGGACGAGCGGCGCAGTGCGGGGCGGCGGTGCGGGCCAGTGCTTCATTGGGCAGGATGGAGCAGGGTTGGGGGTGTGTAGGAAAGTGTTATTGAGGTCCGAATTATTCCAACGACGCTTCCACGATACGAGTTTCAGTCTCGCACGTATGGCAAAAGGCGAAGTCGTAGATCGCACCGAGCGTCCAATCCTGTGCCACCTCGTCCCAATCCGCCCAAGCATCACGCGAAACCAACGGCGAGCCGCAGGTTCCGCAAATCATTCGCACTTTCTTCTCGCCGGCCATCGGCGCATGATGGCATGGAATCAGCGTGAGGAAAGTCGTGGCGGGGGCAAATGGGTCCGAAGCGGTTGAGATTGCTGTGCGCCGTCTAGCCGCACGCCACGGAAGCGCGTTGTTCACTCGCCAACAGATGATCGACGAAGAACTCGGGCGGATCG
Above is a window of Tsuneonella mangrovi DNA encoding:
- a CDS encoding XRE family transcriptional regulator, with translation MMDQAAPCQGVQFAQVEMTDFDKKLVEAVKGKMGREGLSVRALSKIVGVSFSTLARINRGEGSPDNNTKIRLLEWLGPDAHDEGLEFEEVAFVHFRAAKGTSSQTVQTLLSAAACLREQYRENEPNFSEEDEFDDPVELSKEELERIAEDFRSDLGLDDQSALNSLGLRVAGVTVEFLTQSECLSRPERQRLSGASSAEWSAMSVPLNSAQDRWVVLLNDTHTVERQRVTLLEEYWHILLGHKLVKIAKIAGAYGRTYDTAEEHDAYFLASASLLPREAVRTMVQQKAAAAEIAAHFGTSTQLVEYRIKRLGLWRDYKGKSVELS
- the argB gene encoding acetylglutamate kinase; this translates as MSASSDKTMLAKAEVLIEALPYLQRYAGRTFVVKYGGHAMGDPEAARDFAEDIVLLKAVGINPVVVHGGGPQIGAMLKKLGVESTFVDGLRVTDKATAEVAEMVLSGAINKELVSWIAQAGGKALGISGKDGGLVTATKVQRTTKDPESNIEQAVDLGFVGEPAKVDTKLIDTAVAAGMIPVIAPIGAGEDGHTYNINADTMAGAIAAALGAARLFLLTDVPGVLDNEGKLLTDLKPADIVRLKEDGTIHGGMIPKLDTCVHAVEAGCEAAVVLDGRVPHAMLLEFFTARGAGTLISAD
- a CDS encoding LON peptidase substrate-binding domain-containing protein; translation: MATRLSIFPLPGAILFPGLHLPLHIFEPRYRALVGDALARDRRIAMIQPQRAEEGAPLFAVGCVGKIDEVEALDDGRYNIILQGETRYRIVRELEVTTPFRQVEAEPIAEDDDAALSSIERAGFELEARRFADAQGYSVDWDSVARLDDRSLIDGVSQIAPFDFAAKQALLEAPTLQARCELLVQLMQFFGRSDPDEDRVTLQ
- a CDS encoding MarC family protein; the encoded protein is MTELFLSAFVTLFVVIDPPGCAPIYAGLTKGASPAQSRSMAIRACVIALAILLVFALFGQALLGALHIELDAFRIAGGIMLFVIALDMVFEKRTQRREDRAEKVMATPEIEDVSVFPMAMPMLAGPGAIASVMLLTSKAPGTEGALVVLAALLVVMALTLAALLAAGPLMRVFGSKVESVITRLLGVLLAALAAQYVIDGVRKAFGL
- a CDS encoding sulfotransferase domain-containing protein, which encodes MTVGIGRRARNMEELGQNLEALHAFEPVDFKPYAPQEGDVFISSWAKSGTTMMQQMFHQLRMGAATGRGDMDFDDISRMTPWEDSAMMCDFDMTVEQRAAPRGFKSHREYERLPAGMRYIVTLRDPHETYRSFHRFFEGYLLERGAMSLEDFFPLWMLGGPGGCDYFTHLLSWYARRNEPDTLLAPYHWAAKNRPAMIRRMADFLGIELTDELAAMVEAHTEREFMYAHKDKFNDKMMCDAMEQRLGISEFDSTKVHQVGSSGKDLPPSVVEQIDAMWAERVEPVTGHADFASLEAELVGSA
- the trxA gene encoding thioredoxin — translated: MGLNLDEQKAVDRFRKTVVEPSMSKLVIVDFWAEWCGPCKALAPVLEKVCGEYADKGVVLAKINVDEEQFIAAQFQVRSIPTVYAMFQGQPVADLTNARSESQLKQMLDQLLGQLPIEAGAEGGNGQGAPDVGQFVAMAEDVLAEGDAERAAGIFAQVAEMAPDNAPAQAGLIRALVAAGKVDEAQQVATALDPNMAEDPAVKTAMSALELAGTQVDESELAKLRDAATADPSDMDAQLAYAEAAYAAHDRDTAADTLLAMIATDREWNGGAARAKLLQIFEAVGLEDPWVVATRRRLSKILFG
- the folD gene encoding bifunctional methylenetetrahydrofolate dehydrogenase/methenyltetrahydrofolate cyclohydrolase FolD, which gives rise to MTAQIIDGKAFAANLRERVGVLATEFEAKSGRKAGLAVVLVGDDPASQVYVASKGKATIAAGMASFEHKLPGSTTQDALEALVKSLNADPAVDGILVQLPLPAHLDDKAVIALIDPDKDVDGLTDTNIARLANQQDGLFPCTPFGCMMMLEDRLGDLSGKDAVVIGRSQLVGRPMAQLLTNANATVTVAHSRTKDLPAVVRRADIVVAAVGRPGMVKGDWIKPGATVIDVGINRLPPEPGKDKGRLVGDVAFAEAVEVAGAITPVPGGVGPMTIAVLLRNALVAAYRHEAIALAKGAI
- a CDS encoding YggT family protein codes for the protein MDAIIGILSMLISTVNMLVIIWFIIGLLFAFNVVGRDNHFLVAVEDSISRLFEPILRPIRRMMPDTGAIDFSPMVLIFLLWAAQRILISLSGAYM
- a CDS encoding SEC-C metal-binding domain-containing protein is translated as MTQIRTSDSEREALIDEGVLSALRLIGVALDERRIVRVKNQGLVVLDTEPATTQEVDPIDEQQSQRPAAGTRQRTARRKGPPRRQGATSGSRSSGAGSRLGSLVSRYERQLGDVEEAYPGSKLLPDEDGLWLFAPSLILEGLGRRAIFLIALPDDPKVEPRGWAFWEERGELRWIGPKHTNLFDGSVCAYANAKDHMWYPGDDLRALLDLYSVWAVRHLHLELLGQWAGRQYALLDQNGRPDPYYRLTQIDPKELCTCSSGRRYGQCCMPSDLRVGILAAKVYFERRHGGRGIGERKPPKGVVAFLNGEGPAPSLIECHEPLRALRAKARARRRRTWG